A single genomic interval of Lathyrus oleraceus cultivar Zhongwan6 chromosome 7, CAAS_Psat_ZW6_1.0, whole genome shotgun sequence harbors:
- the LOC127102737 gene encoding uncharacterized protein LOC127102737 has translation MSNVTKRSNWTTPFRLAYGLKAVLPVEIQVQVVRTQRQYEIPSEDYWSMMTDELVDVDEERMLALDSLQRQKEKVARAYNKRVKGKVFAVDDLVWRVILPMDRNDRVLGKWSPNWEGPFRVLQAFSNNAYEVEELALDRRILRVNGKYLKKYRPLLQEVKILAD, from the coding sequence ATGTCGAACGTCACCAAAAGAAGCAACTGGACAACCCCATTTCGACTGGCTTATGGGCTTAAAGCAGTATTACCAGTAGAAATTCAGGTCCAGGTGGTCAGAACCCAAAGGCAgtatgaaataccttctgaagattacTGGAGTATGATGACAGACGAATTAGTCGATGTAGATGAAGAAAGAATGTTAGCATTAGACTCTCTACAAAGACAGAAAGAGAAAGTCGCCCGAGCCTACAATAAAAGGGTGAAAGGGAAAGTGTTTGCTGTCGATGATCTGGTTTGGAGGGTGATCCTGCCTATGGAcagaaatgatagagttttgggtaagtggtccccaaattgggaagGACCGTTTAGGGTTTTGCAGGCCTTTTCTAACAACGCATAcgaggtcgaagagttggcacTAGACAGGCGGATTTTAAGGGTGAACGGAAAGTACTTGAAAAaatataggcctctccttcaa